In one Leishmania panamensis strain MHOM/PA/94/PSC-1 chromosome 14 sequence genomic region, the following are encoded:
- a CDS encoding fatty acid elongase, putative (TriTrypDB/GeneDB-style sysID: LpmP.14.0720) produces the protein MSATTSISEWVMGWINTPAHFKGSSARDFLDAAPDYPFYAAMLYLVAVFSLPGLIERRRWTFNIKYLVAFWNLTLSLVSVLGSYYCVQNLYKTTLFEKGFHKTCCTKLSVRHSKRMGGNEIQNDYYDPSPDAVFDHNNIHKHNPRIATYAHQALDQNYDGPSAFYTAMFMYLKTPELLDTLFLVLQRKPVSFLHWYHHIVTAMYCWHASYVLIPSGVFFSTMNYFVHSIMYFYYFLVMMGLRSSIRPFAPVITLFQVLQMFIGMYITVYTYFQYWLSPEYTNTLFFKFFDVVLSNAHYVYHNAKSVVTTGALASKVPAFDMSDRFWGCDSDPTSMRMGMLMYGSYCVLFAVLFKELYLDKRVHANSLVLARKAQQARKNKAEGKINGNGGAASTVTNEKSTKRCNDA, from the coding sequence ATGTCAGCCACGACATCCATCTCCGAGTGGGTCATGGGGTGGATTAACACTCCAGCCCATTTCAAGGGCAGCTCTGCGCGCGACTTCCTTGACGCCGCGCCCGACTACCCCTTCTATGCCGCTATGCTGTACCTCGTTGCCGTCTTCTCCCTGCCTGGGCTAATTGAGCGACGTCGGTGGACCTTCAACATCAAGTACCTCGTCGCCTTCTGGAACCTCACCCTGTCGCTCGTGTCGGTGCTCGGATCCTATTACTGCGTGCAGAACCTCTACAAAACGACCCTTTTCGAAAAGGGCTTCCACAAGACGTGCTGCACGAAGCTGTCGGTACGTCACTCGAAGCGTATGGGGGGCAACGAAATCCAGAACGACTACTACGACCCAAGCCCGGATGCCGTCTTTGACCACAACAACATTCACAAGCACAACCCCCGTATCGCCACATACGCGCACCAGGCGCTGGATCAAAACTATGATGGACCGAGCGCGTTTTACACTGCCATGTTCATGTACCTCAAGACACCCGAGCTACTCGACACGCTCTTCCTGGTGCTCCAGCGCAAGCCGGTCTCCTTCTTGCACTGGTACCACCACATCGTCACCGCCATGTACTGCTGGCATGCCTCATACGTGCTTATCCCAAGCGGGGTCTTTTTCTCCACCATGAACTACTTTGTGCACTCCATCATGTACTTCTACTACTTCCTCGTCATGATggggctgcgcagctcgatCCGTCCCTTCGCGCCGGTCATCACGCTGTTCCAAGTGTTGCAGATGTTCATTGGCATGTACATCACCGTGTACACGTACTTCCAGTACTGGCTCAGTCCCGAGTACACCAACACGCTCTTCTTCAAGTTCTTCGACGTGGTGCTCAGCAATGCCCACTATGTCTACCACAACGCGAAGAGCGTCGTGACGACTGGCGCGCTGGCGTCGAAGGTGCCCGCGTTCGACATGTCTGACCGGTTCTGGGGCTGCGACAGCGACCCGACAAGCATGCGCATGGGCATGCTGATGTACGGCAGCTACTGCGTGCTGTTCGCGGTGCTGTTCAAGGAACTGTACCTGGACAAGCGCGTACACGCGAACAGCCTCGTGCTGGCGCgcaaggcgcagcaggcgagGAAGAACAAGGCCGAAGGCAAGATAAATGgcaacggcggtgccgcctccaccgtcacTAATGAGAAGTCCACAAAAAGGTGCAATGATGCATGA
- a CDS encoding ribosomal protein L21-like protein (TriTrypDB/GeneDB-style sysID: LpmP.14.0760), with product MLRSANPTIAKALQPLIMGPKFAVVYCGNHQYKVSPGDVIAVQRLRAPIGSQIALKKVLMVGGPRFTAIGRPLLENVRVTADVEEQKRMRNVVSLFSTPGRRRLRWVDAQHAATILRIREVVYEPAVVGELDKYDGVLMKDFHADKHPNPVFTANDGYDLYYPKDWDKVEEASAFLEMMESPPTTQ from the coding sequence ATGCTGCGATCTGCCAACCCCACGATCgccaaggcgctgcagcccctCATCATGGGACCCAAGTTCGCCGTCGTGTACTGCGGCAACCACCAGTACAAGGTGAGCCCCGGCGATGTCATCGCCGTTCAACGCCTGCGTGCACCGATTGGGAGCCAAATTGCGCTCAAGAAGGTGCTCATGGTCGGCGGACCGCGCTTCACCGCCATTGGCCgaccgctgctggagaacgTGCGGGTGACCGCGGACGTCGAAGAGCAGAAGCGTATGCGCAACGtggtgtctctcttctccacgcCAGGGCGCCGACGCTTGCGCTGGGTGGACGCGCAACATGCAGCTACAATACTGCGTATCCGCGAGGTGGTCTACGAGCCGGCGGTGGTAGGCGAGCTCGACAAGTACGACGGCGTCTTGATGAAAGACTTCCACGCAGACAAGCACCCAAATCCAGTCTTCACGGCCAATGATGGCTACGACCTGTACTACCCGAAGGACTGGGATAAGGTAGAAGAAGCTTCGGCCTTCTTAGAGATGATGGAGTCCCCTCCCACGACGCAGTAG
- a CDS encoding hypothetical protein (TriTrypDB/GeneDB-style sysID: LpmP.14.0740), producing MPSGDVEFQCAFCLSGAGTTRSNAVVEDTAVAKQDQADMEDSGDDDDNDAGGFAAVEGHVRVGKQPGSSGSGAGGGGPIDAYIFFYEWLQRIPLLGPAGPISAASAGGSGKRPDGVAGPACQRALASSPTTGAGTHTGVSPSPAGGSHHTERRGGAAVSNANGSGEGGGAGSSSVLHPAGESLPMVLRAAYDMGSLLTTPGLPRGTAPALRAAALYLSLLLHRFVSLFPLFCLAGRTSASAITAGVATATAAAETSHRHGPREPAETELYRADVELQWVDVELICALLGVAAPSFFESTEVSLQHLQNVFTVAAAYSVPSVLWHPGRVPGRVEAMKALKDKMEPLCPVPFTAAGTSGLCPEHTAMIVALELARRVDAQPIAVSSTSPAAAAQNAQRIGLWLDALGLYPTRQAYRDAHSYHQHILTAEKNHDSSEGAADGDAVQDHHRILASWEKTLTELAGMKDPQLLAAAERHARRYDGNVDRTKPPLTTFTSPFYKRFEWILTSPCANALLHVFAAVFRMTPMELADMALRSGIYQGPASSFVATLRTAVLRGAYDIMPLARRLSPLTSSWMCTYMALHSGDRLPLLTALRQVNDAQNSTRDRQAALTQLVQRILRKHQAQQVYQLNFVLRVTDEVEKHFNGVYFLSNVLWQEGLATFTCLRSGRKTITLNRYTHRLSLCYMNAKEKHVDHLSMHVAPPVVAAVETEATRLVMEMALGISSTSVGDPWGHVVRCLDKCARVRRRMRVPMLASRLDALASIREHASTVARQLQQCPPFFGGAGGQLISMRPTLLGWGDTETLLAAAPPLDVRQLRLDLQWNYLCLPHVSLLSGLSENRVVAMYASLVGLLELIHLRLGKSAEAASASSTAAVRSNWVEELLYVEEEEQPIQAEADALQQGFGGASGTGWSPPAYRNSQPGTPKPLRSPKSRFAAVSASTNAPLGGASSTTVAAVGHGSGGGGRYNNGRSRSFSPPLARQSYAITPPSMAPIRSPILRSLTTTSAYTSSHNAVPTPTTHRLRTPPLGSASHNNSGEVSLGPAAGAQQQHSSTSNKKGASGGSWKARDAAAVDGLPLPDLVLAESTADIATRKSNLLSDPRPQPQFRKRQRRRRRGRGEDDEDDHSNDEGGGDDGSGDEDRGLTTKAGNGGDGDDQQERMLKKRATEKDQERQRLDDVMRLLRQALPPYWDVLLGAATDLAPSLLSPSVGDKEAEDEDDDASITRSGRRHRASPQDQRVRRPGLTAASRPARRGDGGGADTGKGAGAVEVPTEVLITHKPFNVFDAEECRRRLRRLYAFISTYERRRVTLLQLAAEGRLPKMATLAAAVPSPKLHNGSPLTMARASATAVGAGFSMPVHLSPPPQFVSPLLPPKLVGGDGGNTAVQRSPPHRRQMSPPHLSSRPMPSPPTRAAVPLPRQRGEGAVGGGGSPRPSPSLSSVASSHSSRHSPRLQHQHRSPPPQSSTRLKSAQRDASGRSGGANPSKQRISKTALGDVRSGGSGDAVATATVVDDNFALPPSEMAWQESYVGAATLSHGQGAVAGKGTARRAERVSSGGEQDWQTSASRRWCDKPPAKENSDEESPSSSNSEVDGEGNRHGHRYPLSFASSEDDEQQRQQLQTPPAQVSQPRKSLRSASDKEDGNDDDADENQARRRTESRSEEGWTDGPSLAQQQHRRKSKKTGRRRRRREQNSQQHQQRKQAPSLSPPSSRESSKDLSHSSEMRAGRGRSGSVGSVSRTGSPPLPPHPSRAGAEVRDSPVTPSQAVPSIRARAKQSAYSTGTN from the coding sequence ATGCCGTCCGGTGATGTTGAGTTCCAGTGCGCCTTCTGCTtgagcggcgccggcacgaCTCGCAGCAACGCCGTTGTGGAGGACACAGCCGTGGCGAAGCAGGATCAGGCGGACATGGAGGATagtggcgacgatgacgataACGACGCCGGCGGCTTTGCGGCTGTTGAAGGCCACGTCCGTGTAGGGAAGCAGCCtggcagtagcggcagcggcgcaggcggcggcggtcctATCGACGCGTACATCTTCTTCTACGAGTGGTTGCAGCGTATTCCCCTCTTAGGACCCGCAGGGCCGATCTCGGCGGCTAGCGCTGGCGGCTCAGGCAAGCGACCGGATGGCGTAGCGGGGCCAGCGTGCCAGCGTGCCCTCGCGTCATCGCCAACCACGGGAGCGGGCACTCATACAGGTGTTTCTCCGTCTCCCGCTGGCGGCAGCCATCACACCGAGCGGCggggcggtgcagcagtcAGCAACGCTAACggcagtggagaaggtggaggcgccggcagcagcagtgtccTCCATCCAGCAGGCGAGTCGCTGCCCATGGTTCTCCGGGCGGCGTACGACATGGGGAGCCTTTTGACGACTCCCGGACTCCCGCGAGGCACGGCACCCGCTCTTCGGGCCGCTGCCTTGTACCTCAGTCTTCTTCTGCATCGGTTTGTGTCACTGTTCCCGCTATTTTGCCTAGCTGGGCGCACCTCAGCCTCCGCAATCACCGCAGGAGttgcaacagcaacagcagcagcggaaacTAGCCATCGCCATGGTCCGAGAGAACCTGCGGAGACAGAACTGTACCGCGCTGACGTGGAGCTGCAGTGGGTGGACGTGGAGTTGATCTGCGCCCTTCTCGGCGTTGCCGCGCCGTCCTTCTTCGAGTCAACTGAGGtatcgctgcagcacctgcagaaCGTCTTCACGGTGGCCGCCGCGTACAGCGTGCCAAGTGTGCTGTGGCACCCAGGGCGTGTGCCAGGACGTGTGGAGGCAATGAAGGCGCTAAAGGACAAGATGGAGCCACTCTGCCCCGTTCCATTCACGGCGGCAGGTACATCAGGGCTATGCCCAGAGCACACGGCGATGATCGTCGCGCTCGAACTCGCGCGGCGAGTGGATGCGCAGCCGATCGCCGTCTCCTCGActtcgccagcagcagcagcgcagaacGCGCAGCGCATCGGGCTCTGGCTCGACGCCCTCGGGCTCTACCCCACCCGCCAAGCATACCGCGATGCGCACAGTTACCATCAGCACATCCTGACGGCAGAGAAGAATCATGACAGCAGTGAGGGCGCCGCCGACGGTGACGCAGTGCAAGACCACCACCGCATCTTGGCCTCGTGGGAAAAGACGTTGACTGAGTTGGCGGGTATGAAGGACCCGCAGTTGCTAGCCGCGGCCGAGCGACACGCGCGTCGGTACGACGGCAACGTGGACCGTACCAAGCCTCCCCTCACCACATTCACCTCACCGTTCTACAAACGCTTCGAGTGGATCCTCACGTCTCCGTGTGCGAACGCGCTCCTACACGTGTTTGCGGCGGTATTCCGCATGACCCCGATGGAGTTGGCGGACATGGCGCTACGAAGCGGCATCTACCAAGGACCCGCAAGCAGCTTCGTCGCCACGCTGCGcacagcagtgctgcgcggAGCCTACGACATCATGCCGCTGGCCCGGCGTTTGTCGCCACTGACGTCGTCGTGGATGTGTACGTACATGGCGCTGCACTCCGGCGACCGTCTGCCACTGCTTACAGCGCTGCGCCAGGTGAACGATGCGCAGAACTCCACACGGGACCGGCAAGCGGCGCTGACACAGCTAGTCCAGCGCATTCTCCGCAAGCATCAAGCCCAACAGGTGTACCAGTTGAACTTTGTTCTCCGCGTCACGGACGAGGTGGAGAAACACTTTAACGGCGTCTACTTCTTATCGAACGTCCTCTGGCAAGAGGGCCTCGCCACCTTCACGTGTCTGCGCTCCGGTCGCAAGACCATCACGCTCAACCGGTACACACACCGCCTATCCCTGTGTTACATGAACGCCAAGGAGAAGCACGTTGACCACCTGAGCATGCATGTCGCGCctccagtggtggcggcggtcgaGACGGAGGCGACGCGGCTGGTAATGGAAATGGCGCTGGGTATCAGCTCCACGTCTGTTGGTGATCCATGGGGACACGTTGTCCGCTGCCTCGACaagtgtgcgcgcgtgcggcgcCGCATGCGAGTTCCGATGCTGGCGTCGCGCCTCGACGCCCTCGCCTCTATCCGCGAGcacgccagcaccgtcgctcGCCAACTGCAGCAGTGCCCGCCTTTtttcggcggcgccggcggccaACTGATCTCAATGAGGCCGACCCTGCTGGGGTGGGGTGACACAGAGACATTGCtagctgcggcgccaccgctggatGTGCGTCAACTGCGTCTCGATCTGCAGTGGAACTACCTTTGCCTGCCGCACGTCTCGCTCCTCTCGGGGCTCTCTGAAAACCGTGTCGTGGCGATGTACGCGTCGCTGGTGGGGCTGCTAGAGCTGATCCACCTACGCCTTGGTAAatcggcagaggcggcatcCGCGAGTAGTACCGCGGCAGTACGAAGCAACTGGGTGGAGGAGCTTCTCTAtgtggaagaagaggaacaGCCTATTCAAGCAGAGGcggacgcgctgcagcagggcttCGGCGGTGCTTCAGGCACTGGTTGGTCGCCGCCAGCGTACCGCAACAGCCAGCCCGGCACGCCGAAGCCGTTACGCAGCCCAAAGTCAAGGTTTGCGGCAGTCTCAGCCTCGACCAACGCACCCCTTGGTGGTGCTTCCTCCAccactgtcgctgccgtaGGACacgggagtgggggaggaggacggtaCAACAACGGCCGATCCCGCAGCTtttcgccgccgctggcacgGCAGTCCTACGCGATTACCCCACCATCCATGGCACCCATCCGCAGCCCCATCCTGCGCTCTTTGACGACCACGTCGGCCTACACCTCCTCTCACAACGCCGTCCCGACGCCAACAACGCATCGCCTTCGCACACCACCACTAGGGAGCGCCTCCcacaacaacagcggcgaAGTGAGTCTGGGGCCAGCCGcgggagcgcagcagcaacattCATCCACAAGCAATAAAAAGGGTGCCAGTGGTGGCAGCTGGAAGGCGCGGGACGCAGCGGCTGTCGATGGACTGCCACTGCCAGACCTGGTGCTTGCGGAGAGCACGGCCGACATCGCAACGCGGAAGTCGAACCTGCTGTCAGACCCGCGACCACAACCACAGTTTCGCAagagacagcggcgccgacgacgcggtcgtggcgaggacgacgaggacgaccaCAGTAACgacgagggcggcggcgatgacggcagcggcgatgaggaTCGTGGCCTGACGACGAAGGCTGGCAACGGCGGGGACGGCGACGACCAGCAAGAGAGGAtgctgaagaagagggcaACAGAAAAAGATCAAGAGCGCCAGCGGCTTGACGACGTCATGCGCCTCCTTCGGCAGGCCCTACCACCGTACTGGGATGTACTCCTCGGGGCAGCAACAGACCTCGCACCGTCGCTCCTGTCCCCCAGCGTCGGAGACAAAGAGGCcgaagacgaggacgacgacgcgtcGATAACCCGGAGCGGCAGGCGTCACAGGGCCTCACCGCAGGACCAACGCGTTCGCCGGCCCGGACTAACGGCGGCGTCGCGACCCGCGCGGcgaggtgacggtggtggcgctgacaCTGGCAAGGGGGCTGGTGCGGTGGAGGTGCCCACTGAGGTGCTCATCACACACAAGCCCTTCAACGTGTTCGACGCCGAGGAATGCCGCcggcgtctgcgccgcctctACGCGTTCATCAGCACCTACGAGCGACGGagggtgacgctgctgcagctggccgcAGAAGGAAGGCTGCCAAAGATGGCGACtctggcggctgccgtgccgTCGCCGAAGCTGCACAACGGGAGCCCTCTAACCATGGCGCGTGCCTCAGCCACCGCGGTGGGTGCCGGCTTTTCCATGCCagtgcacctctcccctccgccACAGTTCGTGTCCCCCTTGCTACCACCGAAACTAgtcggcggtgatggtggcaaCACTGCTGTCCAACGCTCGccaccgcaccgccgtcaAATGTCCCCACCACACCTAAGCAGCAGGCCCATGCCGTCTCCACCGACCCGAGCCGCTgtcccgctgccgcgccaacGTGGCGAAGGCGCcgtgggtggcggtggttcACCTCGACCGTCAccgtccctctcctctgtcgcGTCGTCGCACTCGAGCCGCCACAGCccgcggctgcagcaccagcatcgCTCACCCCCGCCGCAGTCCAGCACGCGCCTCAAGTCGGCACAGAGGGATGCGTCTGgtcgcagcggtggcgcaaaCCCAAGTAAGCAGCGCATCAGCAAAACCGCCCTTGGCGACGTCcgtagcggtggcagtggagaTGCCGTTGCGACCGCGACAGTGGTCGACGACAACTTCGCCTTACCTCCTTCAGAGATGGCGTGGCAGGAGTCGTACGTCGGCGCCGCTACTTTGTCGCACGGACAGGGGGCAGTTGCGGGAAAAGGGACTGCCCGTCGGGCGGAGCGGGTGagcagcggaggcgagcAGGACTGGCAAACATCAGCGTCTCGACGCTGGTGCGACAAGCCGCCAGCGAAGGAGAACTCTGATGAGGAAAGCCCCTCGAGCAGCAACTCGGAGGTCGACGGAGAAGGTAACCGCCACGGCCACCGCTATCCACTCTCCTTTGCGTCGAGCGAGGATGatgagcagcaacgacagcagctgcagacgccACCCGCGCAGGTGAGTCAGCCGCGGAAGTCCTTGCGATCGGCCAGCGACAAAGAGGATGgaaacgacgacgacgctgatgAGAATCAAGCACGTCGGCGCACCGAGAGCAGAAGCGAAGAAGGGTGGACAGATGGGCCGTCACTcgctcaacagcagcaccgccgtaAATCGAAAAAGACAGGtcggcgacgacgtcgccGGGAGCAGaactcgcagcagcaccagcagaggaagcaggcgccgtcgctgtctcCGCCAAGCAGTCGTGAATCAAGCAAGGATCTGAGCCACTCATCAGAGATGCGCGCTGGACGGGGCAGATCTGGTTCTGTTGGCAGCGTGTCAAGGACCGgatcgccaccgctgccacctcacCCAAGCAGAGCAGGGGCGGAGGTTAGGGACAGCCCTGTAACACCCTCCCAAGCAGTACCGTCGATCCGTGCTCGAGCCAAGCAATCTGCCTACAGCACGGGAACGAACTAA
- a CDS encoding fatty acid elongase, putative (TriTrypDB/GeneDB-style sysID: LpmP.14.0730), producing the protein MAPAVLQAMLNIGGLPSQFDGNVAENFFDDYFDVLFYSGVLYILIVFLGPKAMENREPFKLKYFIAMWNLTLSLFSFCGTIAVGTLLMYMLEDRGMYETTCQLDRSLYEGELAFWIFAFMLSKIPEMIDTVFLVLTKKPIIFLHWYHHLTVMIFCWYAGYLIIPSGIWFAAMNYFVHSIMYFYYFLCSLGLRKVIRPFAPFITAAQLLQMVAGTAIVLYTFYYSYISERGCNADRRTIRMGVGMYGSYFVLFATLFARLYIKKSGTAKRKTAAAAFNQADKSVEAVMNGCNGTKKSQ; encoded by the coding sequence ATGGCGCCGGCTGTACTGCAGGCGATGCTAAATATCGGCGGCCTGCCAAGTCAATTTGACGGAAATGTAGCGGAGAATTTCTTCGATGATTACTTTGACGTTCTCTTCTACAGCGGAGTACTGTATATTCTCATAGTATTCCTTGGCCCCAAGGCGATGGAGAACCGTGAGCCGTTCAAGCTGAAGTACTTCATCGCCATGTGGAACCTAACCCTCTCCTTATTTTCTTTCTGCGGCACTATCGCGGTTGGCACTCTGCTCATGTACATGCTGGAGGACCGTGGCATGTACGAGACGACCTGCCAGCTCGACAGGAGCCTCTACGAAGGCGAGTTGGCCTTCTGGATCTTCGCATTTATGCTCAGCAAGATTCCCGAGATGATTGACACGGTCTTCCTCGTTCTCACGAAGAAGCCAATCATCTTCTTGCACTGGTACCACCACCTCACAGTGATGATCTTCTGCTGGTACGCCGGCTACTTAATCATTCCCAGTGGCATATGGTTCGCCGCCATGAACTACTTCGTGCACTCGATCATGTACTTCTACTACTTCCTCTGCTCGTTGGGACTGCGCAAGGTTATTCGGCCATTCGCGCCGTTCATtacggcggcgcagctgctgcagatggtCGCGGGTACAGCCATCGTGCTCTACACCTTCTACTACAGCTACATCAGCGAGCGCGGCTGCAACGCTGACCGTCGCACGATTCGCATGGGGGTGGGTATGTATGGCAGTTATTTTGTGCTTTTCGCGACGCTGTTCGCACGCCTTTACATAAAGAAGAGTGGGACTGCAAAGCGcaagacggcagcggcggcatttAATCAAGCCGATAAATCtgtggaggcggtgatgaACGGCTGCAACGGTACAAAAAAGTCGCAGTAA
- a CDS encoding fatty acid elongase, putative (TriTrypDB/GeneDB-style sysID: LpmP.14.0710) yields METLQAAWDWVSYYPRNFKPEHGRDFLDRYPDYPVYSTIAFLLIVFYLPAYIERHSIRLRIRYLVAAWNLSLSILSTYGTIQVTMQMPFLLRVRSAHNAMCELPYVSGHNEDLVSRRAAVVYAHQQELMKRGVVFKWERTPAYIQQRDAERFYNGPGTFAVAMFAYLKTPELLDTLFLVLQRKPVSFLHWYHHIVTAIYVWLSSYMPMPSGIFFCAMNYSVHSIMYFYYFLVMMGLRSSIRPFAPVITLFQVLQMFIGMYITVYTYFQYWLSPEYTNTLFFKFFDVVLSNAHYVYHNAKSVVTTGALASKVPAFDMSDRFWGCDSDPTSMRMGMLMYGSYCVLFAVLFKELYLDKRVHANSLVRVRTASEMKQAEDVKKIA; encoded by the coding sequence atggagacgctgcaggcgGCATGGGACTGGGTAAGCTACTACCCGCGCAACTTTAAGCCGGAACATGGTCGTGACTTTCTTGACCGGTACCCCGACTACCCCGTGTACTCCACAATTGCGTTTCTGCTCATCGTCTTCTACCTGCCGGCCTACATCGAGCGGCACAGCATCCGGCTAAGGATCCGCTACCTTGTGGCCGCGTGGAATCTGTCCCTCTCTATTCTCTCCACCTACGGTACGATTCAGGTCACCATGCAAATGCCATTCcttctgcgcgtgcgcagcgcgcaCAACGCAATGTGCGAGCTGCCTTACGTGAGTGGCCATAATGAAGACCTCGTGTCGCGTCGTGCTGCCGTTGTTTACGCGCACCAGCAGGAACTCATGAAGCGCGGGGTTGTCTTCAAGTGGGAGCGCACGCCGGCTTACATTCAGCAACGCGATGCCGAGCGCTTTTACAATGGACCCGGCACGTTCGCTGTTGCCATGTTCGCCTACCTCAAGACACCCGAGCTACTCGACACGCTCTTCCTGGTGCTCCAGCGCAAGCCGGTCTCCTTCTTGCACTGGTACCACCACATCGTCACCGCTATCTACGTGTGGCTGTCGTCCTACATGCCAATGCCGAGTGGGATTTTCTTCTGCGCCATGAACTATTCTGTGCACTCCATCATGTACTTCTACTACTTCCTCGTCATGATggggctgcgcagctcgatCCGTCCCTTCGCGCCGGTCATCACGCTGTTCCAAGTGTTGCAGATGTTCATTGGCATGTACATCACCGTGTACACGTACTTCCAGTACTGGCTCAGTCCCGAGTACACCAACACGCTCTTCTTCAAGTTCTTCGACGTGGTGCTCAGCAATGCCCACTATGTCTACCACAACGCGAAGAGCGTCGTGACGACTGGCGCGCTGGCGTCGAAGGTGCCCGCGTTCGACATGTCTGACCGGTTCTGGGGCTGCGACAGCGACCCGACAAGCATGCGCATGGGCATGCTGATGTACGGCAGCTACTGCGTGCTGTTCGCGGTGCTGTTCAAGGAACTGTACCTGGACAAGCGCGTACACGCGAACAGccttgtgcgcgtgcgcactgCTAGCGAGATGAAGCAAGCGGAGGATGTCAAGAAGATAGCGTAG
- a CDS encoding hypothetical protein (TriTrypDB/GeneDB-style sysID: LpmP.14.0750), producing MTALATSSSAVSVRRQRGHGRVSLRALEAALLLALLLLEAFSSVALIVNAVKGHHATVRDDARVQSVWLASAAAAAASDMRESNVHVLRKMNQQNWHLLDGDQLIPGDGKSVAHARPLRGAPLTGVCEGPPECESPPLPRAPQTHSDAGRHSKQAGVHPRDHTTSDAPQDAAPVGQHHCRTKHPARVTSSLHQQHKAAAEYAGTEPPRISLDSLRLVIQLEDEVATKEDNVEVHEDGDDKHASPQRRVPHHSRRLRENSAHLHSRDYGHRRGRARDSNAHRHHSFLALREQPVSGLRRLAVEQHAIEHHSDGDGAAEVVSTDAKNVTSMTESKEERQRRCLVVNTQDSKAASMESLREGTPRKCCLIVPAEVGNDIPSSENNAKRTVAIMTLFVSALFGAFLFVV from the coding sequence ATGACGGCTTTAGCGACCTCCTCAAGTGCGGTGAGCGTCAGAAGGCAGAGGGGCCATGGTCGAGTCTCGCTGCGTGCTCTGGAGGCAGCACTGTTGCTTGCGCTCCTGCTTCTCGAAGCGTTCTCCAGCGTGGCACTCATAGTGAATGCGGTGAAAGGTCACCATGCCACTGTGCGTGATGACGCACGCGTTCAGTCAGTGTGGTtggcgagcgcagcagcagcggcagcgtcggaTATGAGGGAATCGAACGTGCACGTGCTGCGCAAGATGAATCAGCAGAACTGGCACCTCCTCGATGGTGATCAGCTGATCCCTGGAGACGGCAAGAGcgtcgcacacgcgcgccctctgcgcggcgcgccacTAACGGGGGTCTGTGAGGGACCCCCTGAATGCGagtcaccaccactgccacgaGCACCACAGACCCATTCGGACGCGGGCCGCCATTCAAAACAAGCTGGTGTCCATCCCCGTGACCACACCACTTCTGACGCGCCACAGGACGCAGCTCCCGTCGGGCAGCACCACTGTCGTACGAAACACCCTGCACGAGTCACCTCTTCTTTGCACCAACAACAcaaggcagccgcagaaTACGCTGGCACGGAACCGCCCCGCATCTCTCTCGACTCCCTCCGTCTTGTGATCCAGCTTGAGGACGAGGTTGCCACCAAGGAGGACAACGTAGAAGTCCAcgaagacggcgacgacaaGCATGCCTCACCGCAGCGTAGGGTGCCACATCACAGTAGACGGTTGCGGGAGAATTCAGCTCATCTCCATAGTAGAGATTATGGGCACCGGCGGGGGCGCGCCCGCGACAGCAATGCACACCGCCATCACAGTTTCTTGGCGCTCCGAGAGCAGCCGGTAAGTGGTCTGCGCAGACTAGCCGTGGAGCAGCATGCCATCGAACATCATAGCGATGGAGACGGTGCCGCCGAGGTGGTATCAACCGATGCCAAGAATGTGACGTCTATGACGGAGTCgaaagaggagcggcagcgtcgctgcctcGTGGTGAACACTCAGGACTCGAAGGCGGCTAGCATGGAGTCGCTGCGGGAGGGCACGCCGCGCAAATGTTGCCTTATCGTGCCTGCCGAAGTAGGCAACGACATCCCGAGTAGCGAGAACAACGCAAAGCGCACCGTAGCGATCATGACGCTTTTTGTGTCCGCCCTCTTTGGGGCTTTTCTCTTTGTCGTCTAA